One segment of Cyanobacteriota bacterium DNA contains the following:
- a CDS encoding glycogen/starch synthase, translating into MYIVQIASECAPVIKAGGLGDVVYGL; encoded by the coding sequence ATGTACATCGTACAAATTGCCTCTGAATGCGCCCCTGTGATTAAAGCGGGGGGCTTGGGTGATGTAGTTTATGGGCTA